In one Limosilactobacillus oris genomic region, the following are encoded:
- a CDS encoding glycoside hydrolase family 2 TIM barrel-domain containing protein, with protein MDADIKWLDDPETFRVNQLPAHSDHYYYGNYAEWAHHRSRFVQSLDGQWQFQFAPNPQERPADFSAVDYDTANFGTIEVPSEIELSDYAQNNYINTLIPWEGKIYRRPAYAVDGQNKEAGSFSTGADNTVGLYRKQFDLDPALRGRQIRVRFAGVERAMYLWLNGHFIGYAEDSFTPSEFDLTPYIQDEGNVMAVEVFKHSTASWLEDQDMFRFSGIFRSVDLLAQPTIHVEDMTIRPTVDDDYQNGHFNLELQLAGEQAGTVHVVAKDADGQVIVDQTKPVAASIRLAETAVKNVHLWDNHQPSLYQLLVEVKDGAGRLVELVPYRFGFRRIEISPDHIVLLNGKRLIINGVNRHEWDDQRGRSVTLADMKKDIQTFKENNINAVRTCHYPDQLPWYSMCDDNGIYMMAENNLESHATWQKMGSVAPSYNVPGSVPQWKEAVVDRARTNYETFKNHPAILFWSLGNESFVGDDMVAMQQFYKEHDDSRLVHYEGVCHTHDYSDQIPSMDKANYLPAGGTKDYRDQVSDVESWMYLPPKQVEEYLQNNPDKPFMECEYMHDMGNSCGGMGSYIALLDKYPQYFGGFIWDFIDQALQVKDPVSGKLVMRYGGDFDDHHSDYEFSGDGLMFADRTPKPAMQEVRYYYGLHK; from the coding sequence ATGGATGCAGATATTAAATGGTTGGACGATCCGGAGACCTTCCGGGTCAACCAGTTGCCCGCCCATAGCGATCACTATTACTATGGCAACTATGCGGAGTGGGCGCACCACCGCAGCCGCTTCGTTCAATCCCTCGATGGGCAGTGGCAGTTTCAGTTTGCCCCGAACCCGCAGGAACGGCCGGCGGACTTCTCTGCCGTTGACTACGACACAGCCAACTTTGGCACGATTGAGGTGCCGAGTGAAATTGAGCTCAGTGACTACGCCCAGAACAATTACATTAACACCCTGATTCCGTGGGAAGGAAAGATTTACCGGCGGCCAGCTTATGCCGTGGATGGCCAGAATAAAGAGGCGGGCTCCTTTAGCACCGGGGCTGACAATACCGTTGGCCTCTACCGGAAGCAGTTTGACCTTGACCCGGCACTGCGCGGTCGGCAAATCCGGGTCCGCTTTGCCGGGGTCGAGCGGGCGATGTATCTCTGGCTCAACGGCCACTTTATTGGCTATGCCGAGGACAGTTTTACCCCATCCGAATTTGACCTGACCCCGTACATTCAGGACGAGGGCAACGTCATGGCGGTCGAAGTCTTTAAGCACAGCACCGCTTCCTGGCTGGAAGACCAGGATATGTTCCGCTTCTCCGGGATTTTCCGTTCCGTTGACCTCTTAGCCCAACCGACAATCCATGTGGAGGACATGACCATCCGGCCAACCGTTGATGATGACTACCAAAACGGCCACTTTAACCTGGAGCTGCAATTGGCTGGCGAACAGGCCGGGACCGTGCACGTGGTTGCCAAGGATGCCGATGGTCAGGTAATTGTCGACCAGACGAAACCAGTCGCTGCCAGCATCCGCTTGGCTGAAACGGCAGTCAAGAATGTCCACCTCTGGGATAACCACCAGCCCTCCCTCTATCAGCTGCTGGTTGAGGTCAAGGACGGAGCGGGGCGCCTGGTCGAACTGGTCCCATACCGGTTTGGCTTCCGGCGGATTGAAATCAGCCCAGACCACATCGTCCTGCTGAACGGTAAACGGCTAATTATCAACGGGGTCAACCGCCACGAATGGGACGATCAGCGGGGCCGTTCCGTCACGCTAGCTGACATGAAAAAGGACATTCAGACCTTTAAAGAAAATAACATCAACGCCGTCCGGACCTGCCACTACCCGGACCAGCTACCGTGGTACAGCATGTGTGATGACAATGGCATCTACATGATGGCCGAAAACAACTTGGAGTCGCACGCCACCTGGCAAAAGATGGGCAGTGTCGCCCCGTCATACAACGTGCCGGGCTCCGTTCCTCAATGGAAGGAAGCGGTGGTGGACCGTGCCCGGACTAACTACGAGACCTTTAAGAACCACCCGGCCATCCTCTTCTGGTCGCTGGGGAACGAGTCCTTCGTCGGTGATGACATGGTAGCCATGCAGCAATTCTACAAGGAGCATGACGACAGCCGCCTGGTCCACTACGAAGGGGTCTGTCATACTCACGATTATAGTGACCAGATTCCAAGCATGGATAAGGCCAACTACCTGCCAGCCGGTGGGACCAAGGACTACCGCGACCAGGTTTCCGACGTCGAGAGCTGGATGTACCTGCCGCCAAAGCAGGTGGAGGAATACCTGCAAAATAACCCGGACAAGCCGTTTATGGAGTGTGAATACATGCATGACATGGGAAACTCCTGCGGGGGAATGGGCTCCTACATCGCCCTGCTCGACAAGTACCCGCAATACTTCGGCGGCTTCATCTGGGACTTTATCGACCAGGCCCTTCAGGTCAAGGATCCAGTTAGCGGCAAGCTGGTAATGCGCTACGGTGGCGACTTTGACGACCACCACTCCGATTATGAATTTTCTGGCGATGGCTTGATGTTTGCGGATCGGACACCAAAGCCGGCAATGCAGGAGGTACGGTACTACTATGGATTACACAAATAA